In the genome of Plectropomus leopardus isolate mb chromosome 19, YSFRI_Pleo_2.0, whole genome shotgun sequence, the window TGGAACTAGTTGCGTTGACTATAACTGTTGACTGTGGTTCACTTAGGATGAAGTAACCGATGAAGCCACACACAGTATGAACATTGTTTACAATGACTCAGATTATCTGATGTTACACAAGGTTATAGCCACAGAATACACAATGTGCTGCcttatgaacaaaaaacaaaccagaaacaGACTGACAGATTAACAGCAACtgcattacaacaaaaaaatgtgaaaacacgaTTACATGAAACTACCCACATCTTTTAGACACCTCGTACTcttccttttatttcttttttttttttttttttgagtttgtggggcatttcttgccaagttgcccattatgtttttcccatgtttttgaaagaaatgaaaataattttatttgagCTGTCAGAGGTTTCAATACtagtgaaaggtgtctgaatgcagcacaagaaaactgagggTTAAACTTTATGTTCATGTTGGAGTCAATAGTTTCTAAACTGTGTGCACGTAGAAAGggcaactttatttatatagcacatttcatacaacatggtgattcaaagtgctttacaaagtaataaaatataaaaacataacaaaagatacagatttacaataaaagagaaaaagatgtgTTACTTGTAATATGTCCACCACATTTATATCAAAGAGGGTcaaatatatatcttttaaaaatcaagaaaagtCATATCTTTTGGAtaaagaataagaaaataacagtttaaaaaaatgacctagaTTCCAGACGCCATTACTGTCACTCTCAGTGTGACAGTGTCAGTGTTACCTTGGCTTTTCTGTCTCTGGTTCTGAGTCCGGTCTTTGATATAGCTTCAGTACTTTGCTGTCATGtagttttttccatgttttcatcTCCAGGTTATAGTCATGATTGGCATAGAAAATGACAcgagttttgatgtttttctgacaatagtagttgttgtattttttgtagtCCGCAGTTATGAATCCATAAACGTTCACCTGagaatgacaaaaacagaacaggGACGACTGAGAATAACACACCAGCAAaagatttcaaagaaaaaagcttttttttcattgtttttttttaaatatgcttttttaatttcatgctgAGATTTAGATAGAGCATTGATCTTCTAACTCTTTTTCCTACAGGTGGAATTCTTCTTTTATGAATTTGTAAAGATATATATTGAGATTTAATGTCTGTATAAATGATTTTATACTGCCGACATATTCTCACAGAAATATATGACACGACCTCTTAAAAATGCATTACCTGGTGGGCGTGAAACATTGTGCTGGCAACACAAAAAGGATTCAAAAGCAGAGTCTATTACGAACAGTCGTAGTTTCAAACATGTTAACGTTGGAAAACTGTCGCAGTTtggtttagaaaagaaaaaacacttgatttagTTTCGGATGAAAACAaggttttggttaaaataataatgaacagGATGCAAGTGACGTAAACGTACAAACTTTGTGTAGTTTTGTAAAGTCTGGTAACTACcatgacttttggtttcacatcaGCTTGTTCTCATTTCAAGGTCAAGCCACATTTCTCGGCAGTATGATGCGCCACCAGGCAGTGTCAGTTTATAATGCAGCTGAAACGTTGCCAGTTGGAAAGCCCGTATTGGACAGgcgtgcttttgttgctgcaatatgcttttgttgctgcaAAAGGAAATATATTCAAGGTGTTTTACAAATGTTGTAATGGGGgcggggctggagccaatcccagctgtcattgggcagaAGGGtgaggtcgccagactatcgcagggctgacacatacagacagacaaccatacacgctcacagtcacacctaaggaaCAGGGATGACTGAgactaagggcaatttagagtcaccaatcaacctgagctgcatgtctttggactgtgggaggaagccggacacccacgcagacacggagaggacatgcaaactccgcacagaagggctcCCACTCATGGACCGAATCCCgtccagggaccctcttgctgtgaggcaacagtgctaaccacgacgccaccgtgCTGCCCGTAAAGACAGAAGCgtattttgaaaatgtacaatgcattaaacTGGTGTAAACGTCAACAGCAGCCACAGGAACATACTTAGCGTGTCATATGTGAACAGTACTGACCAATGAGAATGTATCATTCACATCGGACACGAACAGCTGAACAATAACCCATAATAATGACCCACCCATCACCCCTACTGCTCACCAACAGgtactttctcactctttatatGTAGTTCTTGTCATCATTGACCATTGTTTATTCAGGGAAAATTGACTGAGCATTAAGCTCTTTGACAGCAATGCTCTGAATTCGCATTAGTGTGTCCAACATGACAAAAGAACTTCATTGAATTTGCACAGGCATTATTGTTTTTGGGTTGATTGCACGTTATTCTAGCATGTGGACAAGTTTAAGTAATATTAACTTACAGTGTCACAGGTGTGCAGAGCCAGGAAGATAGCGAATGCCCCATTGGTTGGTCTGACTATTGCCCAGTATGAAGCATTCAGATGAGCCGACTTTAAGAACCTGTGGGCAATAAACGGCGTCATATGAACAGAGTTAGTGCACATTAAAAATCTACATATGAGACAAGACAAACTATAGACTCCAAATTGACGACAACATTGTCGTTTGTAATGTtaccaaacattttatttattgttgttaattttgtttttctgcttcacATACAgtgctgactttttttgtaggccaacctaGAAGTTAGTGTCGCCCTGGtttccttgtcaaaaagcctacgGGATTTTTCCtctggattttggattattgaaGAAAGTAAGCTCTGTAGCACACAACATTTTATGTTACctaaacattttgttcagcaagaaaaCCCCCCTGGGGATCAGTTTTAAGCTTTGtcttaaaacacaacacatcatgattcatttatttattatatttggtATTATTAAAGttcttaaataaatgtaggagtgaaagcagcacaaaaaagtgcaaGTGCACCTCAAAATTTTGAAAGTTCACGAGTAAATGAACGTAGTTACATTCTACAGTTGATTGTTATCACTGTAATCATGAATCATCAAAACTAAAAGAGTTGTGTAGGATTGTGTGAGGACCTGTTTCGAACATATCTGAGGAAATCCTGGTGCAGAACATAGAAGCGGGACTCATTGTACTGCCCGGAGTAGTACGTCCTCGGTCTGTGGGGTTGAAATACAAAAGTCAGTGGTGATGATGAAAGAAAGCTGCAAAGTTGgctgttttcatttattgtccGTGCAGCAGTTAATATATCCCCTGGAGTCTGaatgaattaaattatatttatgactCAAGACACTATTTTGGTACATTAAGTAACTTTAGAAACTCATCAGTCAAATTCGATTTAatatctggcccctgatagggtgccagctGGCCccatgtcttaaaatccaaaacacatcctaaaatccttgaaatttcctaaaatccttgaaattttCTAAAGTtcatgaaatgtcctaaaaatcctataaacatcctaaaataagaaaaatgtcctaaaatcctaaaaatgttctaaaatccttgaaacatcttaaaatcagagaactgtcctgaaatccttgaaacatccttaaacctgaaaaacatccaaaaatcctataaacCTCCTAATATCctaaatgtcctcaaatatgTCCTTATATcgtacaaatgtcctaaaatcctagaaatgtcatacaTTGCTTGTCCTAAAATTTGAtcaatgtcataaaatccaagaaatgttctaaaatggTAGAGATTTCCCAACATtttcgaaatgtcctaaaagtccTAGAATCATCCTTAAATCCTCGAAACttcctgaaatcagagaaatgtcctaaaatcctagaggcatcctaaaatctgagaaatgtccttaaaacccaaaaatgtcctaagatcctacaaacatgtaaggggctgctgtgactggcctcctggtattttgcaaaaatggtaTCCCTGggacatactgtatttttatgtttgtgcgTGCATGTTGCCTTCTTCTGTTGCATACAGAGAGTTGATATTCaccttgtgtttttatatgagCCATTAACAATCCTTTCTCCTCTCAGAAGACCCCGAAGCCAATTGTAATCCCTCATCCCCTCAGGGATCATCACGTATTTTATACCCTGCCCAAAAGAAGAGGATGAAAGATGAAGGCGGGTACAAACTACACATTACAACATTGCACATTACGGCCGAGCTTGAGTACCTCGTCGTGAGGGGCAGCTTTGTATCCGTACTTCCTGAAGAAATATGGCGATGCTGTAATGGAGTGGGCTGTGTGAACATACACCGAAGTTCTGTTTCCTACGTCCTCCTCAAAACCATCAATGACTGCACCATTCATCctgccgcacacacacaaaaaaaaaaaatagagtggCCTTCAATGATAAAGCAGAAACCAATATATATGATACCCACAAAGAATCTTAATCAAGTTTATTGCATGATCAAATATGACGGCAGTTGTTGGTAACTGTCAGGTTACGTAtatgcaaaacacaaatatgaaaaaaaaaaaattaaaaatatataaaaaatatcaattaaacCATTGAAACCTAaggaaattgttttgatttctttaaaaaaaatggctggtTGGTGGCTGGTTCAAGCAAGGCTGTGAGAGGTGAGCAAACAAAGGAATAATGGTTGGATGACTAGCTCTGGGTCagttaaacagcattaaataccaaaacacacacacacactgagttcATCCAAAGTTATTTCGCTGTCTTTGTGAACCATTGTGGCACAAcgcagtgccaaaaaaaaaacccaaaaaacaaaatctgactCATGACTTCAACACGACTGCAAAGACTTTACTTTCTGCGCAGACTGAATACTTTTAATGTGGACAAGACTctgatggttttattttatgaatccTTTATTGAGTCCATTTGAACTTTCTGTATTATTTCTTGGTAACGGTGCAGaacaaaaaatcctagaaataaccttaaatcctagaaatgtcctcgtCTGGCTTTAAATTGAACTTTAACTGTTtagcctatttatttatttacttaattattaactaactatttttaatacattttagtgTATTTAACTTTTACTAGATGctatatcattttatcattttatttttaacacatttattattctattttctgctgttatcCTTTCACTTATTTCTTATCTAGCCAGCTGTTAagagcatttatttattttatctacagtttttttcttgcctcGGTTGTTTCCTCACCTATGGTTGCTTTTCCTCAATTCCTGGGTTTAATAAGTACTCTTATTTTGGAGGGGTTTTGGTTTTATTAAAAGAAACCCCTTGCTTTCCAGTTTTGTTTCATATGAACAGagctaaacaaataaaatccaatTGAAGTCTGATGTATTTCTCCCTATTTTTGGTTACAAATTTGCTAAAAATCAGTGTCATTGAGCACTTCTCCTATTTTAAGAGTGTAGCACATCAAGGAGCTCATTTAACAGCATCATTTCTACACAGCGTGACTTTGGATGGTCACAATTAAGGCTACTTTAAAATCTTCAGTTTGATCACAAAGCAAAGTGCAGTTTCTCTTTAATACATCCACGAGTGCCGCAGATGTCACACATTTTGCTGCCTGTGAACTGAACGTTCATTTCAACACGTACTCTTTAATCTTCGGGTTTAGGGGAAGGTATCAAATATTTCAATACAAAATACTCAAGTCCAAGTGACGTCATGAGTCACCGGCGTCCAAATCAACTTAAAAACCATTTTTGTTAAGTCCTCAAATTTGTATAAATCAGAATCTGGTTTACATACATGAAGTATTCACACATAAGTgatttaatgtttgtattttaatgcaTAGACAAAGAAGCTGAATatagaaaagaaacacaaaaaataaaaaccacacctgtgtgattaaatatttgtgtcaaaAGTAGTTTCTCAATATTTTCAGCCTCTCTGAAAGAACAGGGAAGCAAAAACCGACACAATGTTTCGAGAGTATTTCATTTACCCATGATATTTTGGGGCCAGCCGAATTACTGGCAGGCTATTATCAGTCCTTACTATCATTGTTCCTTGTTCCTTGTCAAAATGTCGCAACTCATCTTTCATCACACCTTCCTTCTGATAACGTCATTCTGATTTGGCTGAGTGCTTACAAACTACAGCCTTTTAAGACTTCTTAAATGCCACATAGAATTCAAGTTAATACCTGTTTTTATGGTCAAAGTATAAAAGTATGACGGAAAACCAGCAGCAACTATACAGCAGAGAATTATGTTATTATATCACTTTTCGATAAAGGCGGTTGCCTagggcgccatctgctggaggggcgcCGCCACACCGCCAGTCCACCTTTCTTTCCTCGAgggaaaataatgataaaataataattttctatgcccactggcgccctcacttagtgttttctttctagaaatatatatatatattaaattacaaataaataaacagtgacatgtgTCGTTATTGGGTGCGGAGGtgcgggttagggttagggcacCTAGGACACCAAATTGTGTAGAGCCGGCCCTGGTAGATCAGCTGTCtcttctgagaaatgtctctagtgttttgtgcttttttggatCAAGATTTTTGTGCTCATTCGtgctttctttgtgtttcctccAGTGCCTTCCTTCCTCGAGCTCGGATAACCCCTGCTCTCTCACAGTCCCTGGCCCCCATCCCCCAAACCACATCATCAATAAAACTCTGCTGATTGCTCCTTCCCTGTCCGTGTGTTTTGCTATTAGAGGCCTAGTAGAGAcctttatctaaaaaataattgttattgttattattgttttgtaagtATAGCTCCAACAGATGCAATGAAAAATAATTCCACAGCTTTTTTCTTAGTGGAGGACATTAAAGGGTTTCACTCACTGAGGTTTACTCATTATGACACTTGCTCATTATTAGCTTTCTTCTCTTGTAGCTGGCAGCAGTAACACTGTTTGCTGCAGGTCTGATGGTGCTAATAAAAACTCCACAGTTTCCAGTACACACAATCCATGTTGCAATCACACTTAATCACAGGCTGCAcgaccaggcaccatggtctgcctgggagaagaTTCGGGACCAATGTGAATCTCTCCCTTACAACTCATGCATATCttcttatataggtacaagcatctatacattcatcagtaaacattcctcacctattgtattttaatcacaaaaaaactccCAAGGGCCACAGTCCATGTCATGTGAGCCTAGTATCAATATTTTACTCATCTGACTCCGAGACGTAATCATTcctagacctctgacctcaagataagcaaacagagcataatacacctcactGGCAGCAGTAACACTGTTTGCTGCAGGTCTGATTGTGCTAATAAAAACTCCACAGTTTCCAGCACACACAATCCATGTTGCAATCACACTTAATCACAGGTTTATAATGTCTCCGTGCAGCCTGtaatgacacagaaacatttaaataccTTCAAAGGTCTCCTTACAGCTGGAATTTAGGTTTCTCTCCAGGTCGTGTGTTTTGTAGGTtgaatctgtttttcttgtcttttttgtaatgttgtaTAAActctttggctgtttttacatgcaacaaaaacatcactgttTCCTCATTAAACAGTCAACTAGGATGCTGAAGTTAAAGGGAACTTaactttaaagctacagttagtaacatttatgaaaataactttaaaactttactttaaaataaccaTGGGTGTGGTTTTGCCGTCTCAGCCCTGCATTAGTACAAGCATTGTAGactgcaatttttaattttcacaatcCAGTCATGCTGGTgattgtgcaaactgaaatgtaatttgGTTCCCAAAGGGATACTCAGATAGCCAGAACAAAAACCGATTGCTGTAGAATTatgaaattaatttgattttacgTGTGGAAACTATGCTATGTTCAAATGAGAGGAGATATCAGTGACAAAGGTATAGTGTATCAGTGACCTGGGAGATGATGACTCCTATAAACTTCACTAATCAGCGTCAGAACTACTCAGATATTCTCCTGAAGTCAAAGAGATCCCACTTTTTTAGAGACTCCCCTGTCACTACGAGCAAGcaatttgagagaaataagaCTTTCTCACacatattttctgtcaaatgtATTTCTGTACGAATAATGTGACAGTTTTTGTAAAAGTTCATTCATAGTTTGGGGGCTATAATTGTAAAAAGGTGTTAGGCATTGAAGATAAAaactgcttaaccctttgaaatcttgaaaaacttctgttttcttgtgctttgtcCAAaagcctttcacatgcattttgaAACCTGATTTCCCAAAAATTGCGAGACATTAGGGAAAGCAAATTAcgtgaaaatttgttttaaaaagagaaagagagaaaatgttgttggggtaataattttaaaaaagcaatggGGGAAATGTCCggaaatctattattattattattcccattacatattttatctattcatttatttatttatttaaaatttttgttgatCATCTGTAAGGGATACATTTTTGTTCcttgcttttgaaagaaatcgtgccaatttgctcgggtttcaaaaggttaaacgaATGAGTTCAACTGATATTATTAacggagcagcagcagcagcagcagcagtgcaaAAGAGACAAatggttttttaaacacactatCACAACATAACATTCAAGCATCCTGCAGTGGCTTCCTTATTGACCCACACTGAACAAACTGTAGAAACCACCCATAATCTCCACCACACTTATCACTTACCCATGATAGAAAGTTTGTTTTAGTCAGCTGGGATTAAGTCTATATACAGGTTTTACTGCTCAGTGCTTGCGCTGCACCCACAGGACAACAGAGTTGATTGACtaataaagctttaaatactCTATGCtctttatgttaaaataaatgggAAATATTTAAACTAGAAAGTAGCATGTGACGGATGGTGACTGTCGACAGGCTGTACACACAGGAGGATTTTTTATGCCATCTTGCAATCGATGTGTGCATAAATTATGTTAACAAAGGGTCCCTGCCATAACTAAATATTGTCTTGGCCACCTCTGACGGCTGTTGAGCAAAGATATTTTACTTTGCACAGagaaatatcatttttcaaTGACTTATCtgtcaatttgtttttaaatattcttgCCCCACAGTGGAGGCggaacaaaaaaatggtttcttTCTTACCGGAAAACGTAATCGTGAGCGTCAATTTCTTCCCCCATTCTGGAGCCGTTGAGGATCCCCCCGGTGCCCACCACAGCACAGCGGATACACCCGCCATTGCCTGGCTTTGGAAAGAGCAGCGGCTCTTTTGCTTCGGGATCAACTTCACTGCACTCATCACTTctacaaaaacaatccaaatacatacatacttaaccctttgaaacctggacaaactttgatttatttgaaaattgtGGGAAGGTAGAAATGGGGAACTTAAAAACACTACATGTAtatgtttttgtgataatgggatctataaataaatgataaataaactgCTATTCTTGTCTAGTCAATggaaaattgttgtttttaaaaaaaataattttgagtttcagtatgttttcatttttaataattttggtgGTTTAaaggggtgatttttttaatttctttttttgtaattttgattttgggtgttttttgtattttctaataatttttttttttttttaaaaaaagattgatttttaaagtgaaaaacaatatgagctgactttgtcacttAGGTGAGACGCCTGCCAAGATGCAGACCACTGCTCAggcccaaacaaaacaaaaccagttgttaTTTAGTaaatcattgctgtgtttccagtagCTTTTCAGACACCCGTGTGCTACAAAAAAAGAGCTTATTTTTACAaggacattgatttttttccttcagggaTTTAGCCCCCCAACCAActattttaaactaaaacataactaagtgtttttaagaattattcagtattaataataacattaaaaacaataccAATAAGTCATCAAAGAAGCTTTACATAGAAGATGTAactatagaaaaataaaaaataaaacaataaacagtcaATTCTTcaatgtggtaaaaaaaatttttttaaaaagactaaaaactaAACATAAGTTAACCACTGCATCtttcaaaatttccaaaagctgttttaataatgtaaaaGTCAAAATGCTGTGACCCATTTATTACACATGCAGcaactgtagtttttagccacctGGGGAAAGCAGAACAGgctggtttgtgtgtttggtttgattGATTACCATCATTAATAAacctgttaaaaacaaacaggtttaTTACGGATGGTAATCAAGTTGCTCTTGTTCACCAGCGTCTGTGTGGCAGCCAGCACAAGGTGGTAGTTCTCTGTGGGCACACTTGACGCATCGGCTCGTCTCGTTATCCATTGTAATGTAAGTTTCTcattatgttgtcaaaaatccaTCATTCTTCctcaagaaaaatgtttttctttacatgatTTATGCACAAAACTGCAGGAAGATCTCTGGAGCAGGTTTTAAAACTTGACGTTTAAGTTTTGCTCATAAtgctaaacaaaaaaagtaagattAGTAGTTTCTAcatgaggaagaagaggaagctgGAACAGAAACAATAAGCCTCCACCATAATTACATTTCCATTGcctcacaaacacaccacacataGTGATTATGAAATACAGTGTTGACACACCTGTCTTACACAGAAAAGCTTACCTTTGTAGGGGAACTGCATAAAACCAAAAGGATTGTTAAAATGTGAGAGCCGGTTCCACTCGCTCATGTTGATGTTGTCCTTGTGCAGAAACAGACGTATGTTGGGAAGGAAAGCCTTCTTGAAGCTCTCATCCTCAGAGTTTCTCAGAGACTCGGCACAGGTCTGAGAACACAGGATAAAATGGTTAATTATGATGGTAAAAAAGCATAAACTAAGATTCCCAAAGGATGAACAGCAAGAGGTCAAACAGATTGCTGCAACATATTGGTAAATTGCAGTAATTATAACTGctttaagggaaaaaacaaacaaaaaaatgacttattgcatttataattattctgtCCTGTCTTGCCACAGCATGCTTACCCACAGTCTGGGTGGAGCGTCCTGGTTATAGACATCATCAAAATCCCACTGAGGACACTTCTTAAAGGAGCTTCTGTTGAGGATGGGCATCGGAGTCTCAGCCACAACTGCATGTGAGACGCTCATCTGAGCCGCTTTTTGCTTCGTCACTGGGTTTGTTTTAGTGGAATCAACAGTTTCAGCTGCATGTGCGTGTGGAGTCAAGTTTCCTATTATATCCTCATACATGTGTTTGCTTATTCCTGAGACAGTAGCAAAGCTGATGAAGaagattttcagaaaacaaagagatgcaacaaAATTAGCGAGGCACTTTGGAAATTAAATTGCTGTTCCTGGAAATGGGCTGGGCTTTCTTTGAGGACAATTTAATACAATTagcaactgaaaaataatacagACAATGGTAAGTGCATAAAtgttggaacaaaaaaaaaaatctaattttccttttttatttatttattttttttctctgaagttTCTACATGTTGTCCCTGCGACCTCGAAAATATGAGCAAAAGACAacaagcaagaaattggtaaaatgtggaaagaaaatgaatttttaaaacgAGAgaaatattagatatttttttttaataatagggaaaaatgtcctgtAACCTTTAAACccatatttatgattattatcattatatatataaaatctatatacatatttaaaattagaatatatatgtgtgattttcttgtgattttagctttttttttcaggtgatttcctttttgttctttttttaaaaaatttctttAACTGGtaatttttaggcaattttcttgtaactgttttctttatttatgcaAATGTTTTGGTTAATTCCTTGTTAAATTGCTGATTgctcttttcccatgtttttgaaagaaatcaagccatcaAGCCactctgctcaggtttcaaagggttaaaggatcCAGGTAAAACTGATGAGAATTAGGGGGCCGTCTGTGATCTGGAAACTTAAGTGCTGAAACCCCAGCTATGGGATTTAAGTTTTGTGAGGTTAGTTTTGTTTTAGGTCACAATATCATCCTTTTCTTTACCGTTTTGTAAAGACAAAtctaattttattgtttattaattaaCAGCAAAAGTACGTTTCTATAAAAAGTGTAAAGCAAAGTATAATGCACATTACATTTTGTTAtactaatacaaaaaaaatcacaaaacatttttttagaaaagacaAGAATACAGAAAAGTTCTTCCCTCTTAAGTCTGTCTGAATACAACTTACCTAATATTTCTTGAGAAAAGTCCCCATGATAATAGAACTAGTACAAAAATTGAGCTGAGAAGCATCAAAGAAAAAATCCTGGTCTTTGGGAGCGTCATCCCTGAGACTGAGAACCGGCAACTTTGCTGTTCAAATTAAAAGCTGGTGATTGTTTGCTTTCCCACTTGGTATTTGTGCCAAGGTGGAAAATCCACATGCAATATAAACACTTTGTCACTAGACCTCACTGGGCAGGGCCACAGCCTACTTTACTGATACAAATACACAATGGACCCATgattactctctctctctctctctctctctctctctctctctctctcacacacacacacacacacacagcttcaccGTGACACATTATGTGGTTTATTACACAACAGAGGGAAGGTTATGCAGAAATAACTTTACAGGAGTTTTTACAGAATTTAtgataaaattgaattaaaaaaaaaagttatgtcataaattaacacattttttaattttatcataatataaaactacacaaacaaaAGTCCTTTATGGATAACTAGAAAATCCTGTTCTGTGCTGGAAAAGATCCAGAAGCTTTGGTTTCATCCTCACGTGGCAtgtggaacaaaaaaaatacaacaaacaaagtATTAAAACATGAATGGTTGCTGAGTGGACTGTACAGCTTGCGATGAATACTGTGAACAAGTTTATTGAAGTATTAGGTCGTCGTCCATCAGTAGCGCTCATTGGTTTAAGAAATGATGTCAGAGGATGGAtcccaaaacacacagagtcTCAGATGGAGTAAAGCCTGAGCTGCTCCTCCATGTCTCTTCCGACACGTCCCCAA includes:
- the LOC121958436 gene encoding LOW QUALITY PROTEIN: alpha-N-acetylgalactosaminide alpha-2,6-sialyltransferase 1-like (The sequence of the model RefSeq protein was modified relative to this genomic sequence to represent the inferred CDS: inserted 1 base in 1 codon) — encoded protein: MTLPKTRIFSLMLLSSIFVLVLLSWGLFSRNISFATVSGISKHMYEDIIGNLTPHAHAAETVDSTKTNPVTKQKAAQMSVSHAVVAETPMPILNRSSFKKCPQWDFDDVYNQDAPPRLWTCAESLRNSEDESFKKAFLPNIRLFLHKDNINMSEWNRLSHFNNPFGFMQFPYKEVMSAVKLIPKXKEPLLFPKPGNGGCIRCAVVGTGGILNGSRMGEEIDAHDYVFRMNGAVIDGFEEDVGNRTSVYVHTAHSITASPYFFRKYGYKAAPHDEGIKYVMIPEGMRDYNWLRGLLRGERIVNGSYKNTRPRTYYSGQYNESRFYVLHQDFLRYVRNRFLKSAHLNASYWAIVRPTNGAFAIFLALHTCDTVNVYGFITADYKKYNNYYCQKNIKTRVIFYANHDYNLEMKTWKKLHDSKVLKLYQRPDSEPETEKPR